Proteins found in one Primulina eburnea isolate SZY01 chromosome 16, ASM2296580v1, whole genome shotgun sequence genomic segment:
- the LOC140817088 gene encoding uncharacterized protein isoform X1 translates to MDSGYDNFIRTIRSDREIKVCNMDSSREPALAFKSPTEACENEEAKRLRRPFIIDSLDTVKDSMLDSYQMKSRMSCLSKAERKLLEIKPRTDSFTPCSDNDMSDLDDDTTLEQLKHRSKAKRKKFSYIGFHSVKADEDEKKLQDESDPDEPLIRLKLKLPKNSNAKRKCVNGSFPMASTIAFAVKSEQNLVCEDSLPVGHETAPVIHVKSEAPEAKQLGCQSTSFADDLSIDHNKVSSYCGVVSKKFLEVVQDENRKPLLPANECQSCLTNEIAYDHLEDIEPTCMAVTLDNVGVKGENLDLSCPEFLVLPPTFETQNEVGRALSCRSELSEDCNSDALYQSIMEEIPHPRNSSDIQVSDVAADNNVGDMGLDREININLSKEKDELDFPEKQNDYLKRQESSPENKAYGGSHVHSTPGQHQHPERLLSTRKTISPSTQEELCLTMESMELYNDAKKCSLGKFSRRKVVTNPRKIIQKSKKTQRNDESSSLSRSLPNLRIGCTSIRYCSESAVVFSQQQMHDIESLALKLMSELKSMKDIVEQKLLFEAYRNASLKNDTDEVKLVIENATKTEEAATKWLNMMSRDCIRFCKIMKLAPNNIDTYKYAAPREGKKIRFADEAGGELCHVKFFDGTAVSPVSDCIEL, encoded by the exons ATGGATTCAGGCTATGATAATTTTATCCGAACTATTAGGAGTGACAGGGAAATAAAAGTTTGCAATATGGATTCCAGTAGAGAGCCAGCTCTTGCATTCAAGAGTCCAACAGAAGCATGTGAGAATGAAGAGGCCAAAAGACTCAGACGACCATTTATAATTGATTCACTCGATACTGTTAAAGATTCAATGCTTGACTCGTACCAAATGAAAAGTAGAATGTCATGTTTGTCAAAGGCCGAAAGAAAATTACTTGAAATAAAACCTAGAACTGACAGCTTTACTCCATGTTCCGATAATGATATGAGTGATTTGGATGATGACACCACATTGGAACAGCTTAAACATAGATCCAAAGCGAAGAGAAAGAAATTTAGTTACATTGGTTTCCATTCAGTTAAAGCTGATGAAGACGAAAAGAAACTGCAAGATGAATCTGACCCTGATGAGCCCCTTATTAGATTGAAATTAAAGCTCCCAAAGAACTCAAATGCCAAAAGAAAATGCGTGAATGGAAGTTTTCCAATGGCTTCAACCATTGCCTTTGCTGTAAAATCTGAACAGAATCTAGTTTGTGAAGACTCCCTTCCAGTCGGACACGAGACAGCTCCAGTTATTCATGTAAAATCCGAGGCTCCAGAAGCCAAACAATTAGGATGCCAAAGCACATCTTTTGCAGACGATTTATCCATTGATCATAATAAAGTATCAAGTTATTGTGGTGTAGTGTCGAAGAAATTTTTGGAGGTGGTTCAGGATGAAAATAGAAAACCACTGTTGCCTGCGAATGAATGTCAAAGTTGTCTCACTAATGAGATTGCATATGATCATTTGGAGGATATTGAGCCTACATGTATGGCTGTTACATTGGACAATGTGGGTGTCAAGGGAGAGAATCTAGATTTGAGTTGTCCTGAATTTCTAGTTTTGCCTCCAACATTTGAGACACAAAACGAGGTCGGAAGAGCACTTTCTTGTAGAAGTGAACTTTCCGAGGATTGTAATTCAGATGCGCTTTATCAATCCATCATGGAAGAAATACCACACCCAAGAAACAGTTCTGACATTCAAGTTTCTGATGTGGCTGCTGATAATAACGTTGGCGACATGGGGCTTGATCGGGAAATCAATATTAACCTCTCAAAGGAGAAAGATGAGCTGGACTTTCCAGAAAAGCAAAATGATTATCTGAAAAGACAGGAATCATCTCCAGAAAACAAAGCTTATGGTGGTTCTCATGTGCATTCAACTCCAGGGCAACATCAGCATCCTGAAAGGCTCCTTTCAACACGGAAG ACTATCTCTCCATCTACTCAAGAGGAACTGTGCTTGACGATGGAATCAATGGAGCTCTACAATGATGCTAAGAAATGCA GCCTTGGGAAATTTAGCCGAAGAAAAGTTGTTACAAATCCCAGAAAAATCATACAGAAATCTAAGAAAACCCAGCGCAATGACGAGAGTTCTAGTCTTTCACGCAGTCTACCTAACCTTAGAATTGGATGTACATCCATCAGATATTGTTCTGAAAGCGCTGTTGTATTCTCACAGCAGCAGATGCATGACATTGAGTCACTTGCCTTGAAGCTAATGAGTGAGTTGAAGTCCATGAAGGACATTGTGGAACAAAAATTACTATTTGAAGCATATcgcaatgcttccttgaagaaTGATACAGATGAG GTTAAACTAGTCATTGAAAATGCTACAAAAACTGAGGAAGCAGCGACAAAGTGGCTAAATATGATGTCGAGGGACTGCATCCGCTTTTGTAAAATAATG
- the LOC140817088 gene encoding uncharacterized protein isoform X2 gives MTWVLVLKSDREIKVCNMDSSREPALAFKSPTEACENEEAKRLRRPFIIDSLDTVKDSMLDSYQMKSRMSCLSKAERKLLEIKPRTDSFTPCSDNDMSDLDDDTTLEQLKHRSKAKRKKFSYIGFHSVKADEDEKKLQDESDPDEPLIRLKLKLPKNSNAKRKCVNGSFPMASTIAFAVKSEQNLVCEDSLPVGHETAPVIHVKSEAPEAKQLGCQSTSFADDLSIDHNKVSSYCGVVSKKFLEVVQDENRKPLLPANECQSCLTNEIAYDHLEDIEPTCMAVTLDNVGVKGENLDLSCPEFLVLPPTFETQNEVGRALSCRSELSEDCNSDALYQSIMEEIPHPRNSSDIQVSDVAADNNVGDMGLDREININLSKEKDELDFPEKQNDYLKRQESSPENKAYGGSHVHSTPGQHQHPERLLSTRKTISPSTQEELCLTMESMELYNDAKKCSLGKFSRRKVVTNPRKIIQKSKKTQRNDESSSLSRSLPNLRIGCTSIRYCSESAVVFSQQQMHDIESLALKLMSELKSMKDIVEQKLLFEAYRNASLKNDTDEVKLVIENATKTEEAATKWLNMMSRDCIRFCKIMKLAPNNIDTYKYAAPREGKKIRFADEAGGELCHVKFFDGTAVSPVSDCIEL, from the exons ATGACCTGGGTGCTTGTTTTGaa GAGTGACAGGGAAATAAAAGTTTGCAATATGGATTCCAGTAGAGAGCCAGCTCTTGCATTCAAGAGTCCAACAGAAGCATGTGAGAATGAAGAGGCCAAAAGACTCAGACGACCATTTATAATTGATTCACTCGATACTGTTAAAGATTCAATGCTTGACTCGTACCAAATGAAAAGTAGAATGTCATGTTTGTCAAAGGCCGAAAGAAAATTACTTGAAATAAAACCTAGAACTGACAGCTTTACTCCATGTTCCGATAATGATATGAGTGATTTGGATGATGACACCACATTGGAACAGCTTAAACATAGATCCAAAGCGAAGAGAAAGAAATTTAGTTACATTGGTTTCCATTCAGTTAAAGCTGATGAAGACGAAAAGAAACTGCAAGATGAATCTGACCCTGATGAGCCCCTTATTAGATTGAAATTAAAGCTCCCAAAGAACTCAAATGCCAAAAGAAAATGCGTGAATGGAAGTTTTCCAATGGCTTCAACCATTGCCTTTGCTGTAAAATCTGAACAGAATCTAGTTTGTGAAGACTCCCTTCCAGTCGGACACGAGACAGCTCCAGTTATTCATGTAAAATCCGAGGCTCCAGAAGCCAAACAATTAGGATGCCAAAGCACATCTTTTGCAGACGATTTATCCATTGATCATAATAAAGTATCAAGTTATTGTGGTGTAGTGTCGAAGAAATTTTTGGAGGTGGTTCAGGATGAAAATAGAAAACCACTGTTGCCTGCGAATGAATGTCAAAGTTGTCTCACTAATGAGATTGCATATGATCATTTGGAGGATATTGAGCCTACATGTATGGCTGTTACATTGGACAATGTGGGTGTCAAGGGAGAGAATCTAGATTTGAGTTGTCCTGAATTTCTAGTTTTGCCTCCAACATTTGAGACACAAAACGAGGTCGGAAGAGCACTTTCTTGTAGAAGTGAACTTTCCGAGGATTGTAATTCAGATGCGCTTTATCAATCCATCATGGAAGAAATACCACACCCAAGAAACAGTTCTGACATTCAAGTTTCTGATGTGGCTGCTGATAATAACGTTGGCGACATGGGGCTTGATCGGGAAATCAATATTAACCTCTCAAAGGAGAAAGATGAGCTGGACTTTCCAGAAAAGCAAAATGATTATCTGAAAAGACAGGAATCATCTCCAGAAAACAAAGCTTATGGTGGTTCTCATGTGCATTCAACTCCAGGGCAACATCAGCATCCTGAAAGGCTCCTTTCAACACGGAAG ACTATCTCTCCATCTACTCAAGAGGAACTGTGCTTGACGATGGAATCAATGGAGCTCTACAATGATGCTAAGAAATGCA GCCTTGGGAAATTTAGCCGAAGAAAAGTTGTTACAAATCCCAGAAAAATCATACAGAAATCTAAGAAAACCCAGCGCAATGACGAGAGTTCTAGTCTTTCACGCAGTCTACCTAACCTTAGAATTGGATGTACATCCATCAGATATTGTTCTGAAAGCGCTGTTGTATTCTCACAGCAGCAGATGCATGACATTGAGTCACTTGCCTTGAAGCTAATGAGTGAGTTGAAGTCCATGAAGGACATTGTGGAACAAAAATTACTATTTGAAGCATATcgcaatgcttccttgaagaaTGATACAGATGAG GTTAAACTAGTCATTGAAAATGCTACAAAAACTGAGGAAGCAGCGACAAAGTGGCTAAATATGATGTCGAGGGACTGCATCCGCTTTTGTAAAATAATG
- the LOC140816795 gene encoding zinc finger protein GAI-ASSOCIATED FACTOR 1-like, whose product MVQIENSASQASGESRFLLSDNHVKSEQSVEPTLPVKKKRNLPGMPDPDAEVIALSPKTLMATNRFVCEICNKGFQRDQNLQLHRRGHNLPWKLRQRTNKEVRKRVYLCPEPTCIHHDPSRALGDLTGIKKHFCRKHGEKKFKCERCSKKYAVQSDWKAHMKTCGTREYRCDCGTLFSRRDSFITHRAFCDALAQESALSQPLAIMSSGGVMKLQVVAPPVAAVVSSPPPPPLTPSAGMLSPVLSIQSSEFPENHIPQLPPPPGAAAPFPGAPTVTASNSSTSSENVPGNGGVFASIFNVSTSAEHSHTAQPPVASYSTMLCTMNGPDQQVIDPMSLSLSSTLYLSSGSSSLYPAALEHPHRHYTPTPQPALSATALLQKAAQMGATSSNSSFLRGFGLSMIPPPDPQDLRNSVTAPSHWSNTTHVKLENNSVASGLGLGLPSSSSPASFNELMMNSSSLFGNVKPATLDFLGLGMGAGETSAGGFSAFLSSITGELDMTTNNSFAGVGSTMDTWDYPSDRKPSML is encoded by the exons ATGGTGCAAATTGAGAATTCAGCGTCGCAAGCTTCTGGAGAATCCAGGTTTCTCCTTTCTGACAATCATGTGAAATCCGAACAGTCTGTGGAACCAACTTTGCCCGTGAAGAAAAAGCGGAATCTTCCCGGAATGCCTG ATCCAGATGCAGAAGTGATTGCTCTATCACCGAAAACCCTGATGGCGACGAACAGATTCGTGTGCGAGATCTGCAACAAAGGATTCCAACGCGACCAGAACTTGCAACTGCATCGGAGGGGCCACAATTTGCCGTGGAAACTCCGGCAGAGAACCAACAAAGAAGTCAGGAAGCGAGTATATTTATGCCCCGAGCCCACTTGTATTCACCACGATCCATCGAGGGCGTTAGGTGATCTTACTGGAATCAAGAAACATTTCTGCCGTAAGCATGGCGAGAAAAAGTTCAAGTGCGAGCGGTGCTCCAAGAAATATGCAGTCCAGTCTGATTGGAAAGCCCACATGAAGACTTGCGGCACTAGAGAGTACCGCTGCGATTGTGGAACATTGTTTTCGAG GAGGGATAGTTTTATCACGCATAGAGCTTTTTGCGACGCACTGGCTCAGGAGAGTGCGCTATCTCAGCCTTTGGCAATTATGAGTTCTGGAGGAGTGATGAAGCTACAAGTCGTTGCGCCGCCAGTTGCGGCGGTGGTTTCAAGTCCGCCGCCGCCACCTCTTACTCCGTCTGCTGGCATGTTGTCGCCGGTGCTGTCCATCCAAAGTTCAG AGTTCCCTGAAAATCATATCCCCCAATTGCCGCCACCACCAGGAGCAGCAGCACCATTCCCTGGGGCACCCACCGTCACCGCTAGCAATTCCTCCACATCTAGCGAAAATGTTCCGGGTAATGGTGGAGTTTTCGCTAGTATTTTCAATGTATCGACCTCTGCAGAACACTCCCACACGGCTCAGCCACCTGTGGCATCTTACTCCACCATGCTTTGCACAATGAATGGACCAGACCAACAAGTTATCGATCCTATGTCACTTTCGTTATCCTCAACTTTATATCTGTCGAGCGGATCATCATCTCTATACCCTGCGGCATTGGAGCACCCTCATCGGCACTACACACCAACTCCGCAGCCAGCTTTGTCTGCAACTGCGTTGCTTCAGAAAGCAGCTCAAATGGGCGCCACTTCATCCAACTCCTCTTTTCTCCGTGGGTTTGGATTATCCATGATACCTCCTCCCGACCCACAAGATTTGAGAAATTCTGTTACAGCCCCATCACATTGGAGCAACACTACTCATGTGAAGCTTGAAAACAACTCAGTGGCATCAGGGCTTGGACTCGGGCTTCCCTCAAGTAGCTCGCCTGCGAGCTTTAATGAATTGATGATGAACTCTTCTTCGCTGTTTGGGAACGTCAAGCCTGCTACTCTGGATTTCCTTGGTCTGGGAATGGGGGCCGGTGAAACCTCTGCTGGTGGTTTCTCGGCCTTCTTGAGCTCGATCACAGGTGAACTCGACATGACAACGAATAATTCGTTTGCAGGAGTAGGTTCAACGATGGATACATGGGATTATCCGTCTGATAGGAAGCCTTCAATGCTTTGA
- the LOC140817095 gene encoding uncharacterized protein encodes MVNFCYKTVSTTTKFQYIQHMAYPHGHHHHHHSRDRREIEDYPPRPPPPFYEEFAPPPPPRPPPSFYEEFAPPPPPRPPPSFYEEFASPPPQFYHTSHPDPYPPTGPYPPPPAPAFSNFPPPPQPAGDHHHRHHHHLPHFPSIVHHHSHHKDEEEAGRSSVRMYCKADSNYSLSIRNGKVILARHDPSDPLQHWIKDERHSTRVKDEQGFPSFALINKATGQAMKHSIGATYPVQLIPYNPDVLDESILWTESKDLGDSYRTIRMVNNIRLNVDAFHGDKNHGGVHDGSTIVLWEWKKGDNQRWKIFPH; translated from the exons ATGGTAAATTTCTGCTATAAAACGGTCTCAACCACCACAAAGTTTCAGTATATACAGCACATGGCGTACCCCCAcggccaccaccaccaccaccatagTCGAGACAGGAGAGAAATAGAAGATTACCCGCCTCGGCCGCCGCCTCCCTTTTACGAGGAATTTGCGCCTCCGCCTCCTCCTCGGCCGCCGCCTTCCTTTTACGAGGAATTTGCGCCCCCGCCTCCTCCTCGGCCGCCGCCTTCCTTTTACGAGGAATTTGCGTCTCCGCCTCCGCAATTCTACCACACCTCCCATCCGGACCCATATCCTCCTACGGGCCCATATCCTCCTCCGCCTGCACCCGCCTTCAGCAACTTCCCTCCGCCGCCCCAACCGGCGGGAGACCACCACCACCGTCACCACCATCATTTACCCCACTTTCCGTCGATTGTGCACCACCACTCCCACCACAAGGATGAAGAAGAAGCTGGCAGATCCTCCGTTCGGATGTATTGTAAGGCAGATAGTAATTACTCCTTAAGTATTCGGAATGGTAAGGTTATTCTTGCCCGCCACGATCCATCAGACCCATTACAG CACTGGATTAAAGATGAGAGGCACAGCACGAGAGTGAAAGATGAACAGGGATTTCCTAGCTTCGCTTTGATTAACAAAGCCACCGGACAAGCTATGAAACACTCGATAGGCGCCACTTATCCA GTCCAGTTAATCCCTTACAATCCTGATGTTCTTGATGAATCCATTTTGTGGACCGAGAGCAAGGACTTGGGTGATAGCTACCGAACTATAAGGATGGTTAATAACATTCGTCTGAATGTTGATGCTTTCCATGGAGACAAAAACCATGGCGGGGTTCATGACGGCTCCACGATTGTTCTTTGGGAATGGAAAAAAGGCGATAATCAGCGTTGGAAGATCTTTCCTCACT GA
- the LOC140816650 gene encoding cytochrome P450 CYP749A22-like, giving the protein MTALSFPNFNTTPTVPTHPYNSTYIYAVPLSISTNRRVISMNPVAVLFFYLSPLVLLAHFIRKLVIITLKFQVQFRNQCVNGPAYRPILGNSAEIRRRMIADAVSRPISGISHDIAHRVMPHYAKWSTSYGKAFLYWARAQAQVGCGGSGWLVGLEVEKWAVHGTITCRAFNMERIKGWIPEIVASTQNMLNKWEAKRAKKSDIELDVHEELHELSVRYHIQDSFR; this is encoded by the exons ATGACGGCTTTATCTTTCCCAAATTTCAACACTACCCCAACTGTCCCCACTCACCCCTACAATTCTACTTACATTTACGCGGTGCCTCTGTCCATCTCCACGAATCGCAGGGTAATTTCGATGAATCCTGTCGCAGTTCTCTTCTTCTATCTCTCACCTCTCGTACTCCTCGCGCATTTCATCCGAAAACTCGTAATCATAACTCTGAAATTCCAAGTACAATTCAGAAACCAATGTGTGAACGGACCTGCGTACCGTCCAATCTTAGGGAACTCTGCTGAGATCCGGAGACGGATGATAGCCGATGCGGTGTCGAGACCAATCTCCGGTATCTCCCACGACATAGCTCATCGAGTGATGCCTCATTACGCCAAATGGTCAACGTCGTACGGGAAAGCATTTCTTTATTGGGCCCGGGCCCAGGCCCAGGTTGGCTGTGGCGGATCCGGAT GGCTTGTTGGGCTCGAAGTTGAGAAATGGGCCGTTCATGGGACGATCACTTGCCGGGCCTTTAACATGGAAAGAATTAAG GGTTGGATTCCTGAAATAGTAGCTAGTACCCAAAATATGCTCAACAAATGGGAGGCAAAAAGAGCAAAGAAAAGCGATATTGAGTTGGACGTGCATGAAGAACTGCATGAACTCTCTGTCAGATATCATATCCAGGACAGCTTTCGGTAG
- the LOC140816489 gene encoding probable protein phosphatase 2C 55 — protein MPSNYFSNLRGAIKHEVQRTISRDHKVLQEQENALIGRGKFLFASSGFHHVPSRKFTVPQLLVHSGTVATAQANSHITSRKKNLSVVGTVSRAISIPSVTGPSFQVCGYHFESLFSESSPVLSINLQKALLATCGYRLSLTNCSSLTTRPADLGVAAHQFFSSHSRRSFHSCSKVSMSSRNKEQPNNLLLYGYFIHNVSRRKGSGNPFLGFDFMGIHISSASCSLTGTARDVSFDNSRREGQQLSSADSSELNIPTDRRLKLNSASCYLPHPDKEETGGEDAHFICTDEQAIGVADGVGGWADLGVNAGYYARELMSNSVNAIQDEPQGSVDPARVLEKAYTSTKAKGSSTACIIALTDQGLHAINLGDSGFLVVRDGCTVFKSPVQQHNFNFTYQLESGSSGGDLPSSGQVFTIPIAPGDVIIAGTDGLFDNLYNSDVTAVVVHAVRAGLGPQVAAQKIAALARQRAEDKNRQTPFSTAAQDAGFRYYGGKLDDITVIVSYITSDDDGSLSAKSSK, from the exons ATGCCATCTAACTATTTCTCAAACCTTCGTGGTGCAATCAAGCACGAAGTCCAGAGAACAATCTCCAGGGATCATAAGGTACTACAAGAACAAGAAAATGCTTTGATTGGCCGAGGGAAATTTCTGTTTGCCAGCTCAGGGTTTCATCATGTACCCTCAAGGAAATTCACTGTCCCGCAGCTACTTGTGCATTCTGGCACTGTTGCCACTGCTCAAGCAAATTCTCATATTACCAGTCGAAAAaagaatctttcagttgttggaACAGTTTCTCGTGCAATTTCTATACCGTCTGTAACAGGTCCTTCATTTCAAGTTTGTGGATACCACTTTGAGAGTCTGTTTTCAGAGTCTAGTCCAGTCTTAAGCATAAATTTGCAAAAGGCACTTCTGGCTACTTGTGGATATAGATTATCTCTTACCAACTGCTCGAGTTTGACTACTAGGCCTGCTGACCTTGGTGTGGCAGCACACCAGTTTTTTAGTTCTCACAGCAGAAGAAGCTTTCACAGTTGTAGCAAAGTTAGCATGAGTTCGAGAAATAAAGAACAGCCAAATAACTTGTTGCTCTATGGGTATTTTATACACAATGTTTCGAGGAGAAAGGGTAGTGGCAATCCATTCCTGGGGTTTGACTTCATGGGTATCCACATATCATCGGCTTCTTGTTCCTTGACTGGTACTGCTCGTGATGTTTCTTTTGACAACTCTAGAAGGGAGGGACAGCAATTGAGTTCTGCTGATTCATCAGAGCT GAACATTCCAACTGACAGAAGGCTGAAACTAAATTCAGCATCTTGTTACCTTCCCCACCCTGACAAAGAAGAGACCGGTGGAGAGGATGCTCATTTCATTTGTACTGATGAACAAGCCATTGGTGTTGCTGATGGCGTTGGTGGATGGGCTGATCTTGGTGTTAATGCAGGGTATTATGCTCGTGAGCTCATGTCTAATTCAGTTAATGCAATTCAAGATGAACCTCAGGGTTCTGTTGACCCGGCCAGAGTCCTAGAGAAAGCCTATACTAGCACAAAAGCTAAAGGTTCATCAACTGCTTGTATAATTGCTCTCACTGACCAG GGTCTCCATGCCATTAATTTAGGGGATAGTGGGTTTTTGGTGGTTAGAGATGGATGTACGGTTTTTAAATCCCCTGTTCAGCAACACAATTTCAATTTTACTTATCAATTGGAGAGTGGTAGCAGCGGTGGAGATTTGCCTAGTTCTGGACAG GTATTTACCATCCCTATAGCTCCGGGAGATGTTATAATTGCTGGGACTGATGGGCTTTTTGACAATTTGTACAACAGTGACGTTACTGCTGTTGTGGTTCATGCTGTGAGAGCTGGTTTAGGACCTCAAGTGGCAGCACAGAAAATAGCAGCTTTGGCACGACAAAGGGCAGAGGACAAAAATCGGCAGACACCTTTCTCCACAGCTGCCCAAGATGCTGGATTCCGTTATTATGGAGGGAAGCTCGATGACATCACTGTAATTGTTTCTTATATCACCAGTGATGACGAT GGTAGCCTTTCAGCCAAAAGCTCTAAATAG